In one window of Henckelia pumila isolate YLH828 chromosome 1, ASM3356847v2, whole genome shotgun sequence DNA:
- the LOC140875481 gene encoding uncharacterized protein produces MAEYKLYEAASTNDAATLHRLLEEDQFLLDRVSYTCNNKTPLHVATMKGNLTFVQEIINRNRQLAEELDSQQSSPLHIASAKGYLDIAKILLSAAPISVCLSRDVVGRNPLHLAAMEGHDLVVAELVRVCPLAAREKVDGGQTVLHLCVKYDRLECLEILVPVLNEEIVNAKDNNGDTIMHMAKRDKQVKIIKYLVESGNGNMINAKNSECLAEKRDSIMVVAVLIATMAFQAGVSPPGGLWQDDFMIQDSQGNSSLPNPHYAGESVMSYRHPKYFKNFTRVNTVAFVSSLSIILFLISGLPFKRRLLMWFLMVTMWLTVTSVAVTYGVAILAITPKKHKHSVSHVVIETAISVWCGVMGILLLGNTLRLIHKWWKKGIFIRSLERFRKYWDEIRSLKHDHQNGRLGESV; encoded by the exons atggcaGAATATAAGCTCTATGAAGCTGCATCAACAAATGATGCAGCAACTTTGCACCGATTACTCGAAGAAGATCAATTTCTTCTTGATAGAGTTTCATATACATGTAACAACAAGACCCCCTTACATGTGGCAACCATGAAGGGGAACTTGACATTTGTTCAAGAGATCATCAACAGAAATCGTCAACTCGCCGAAGAGCTGGATTCCCAACAATCGTCCCCTCTTCATATAGCATCAGCTAAAGGGTACCTAGATATAGCGAAAATATTGTTATCGGCTGCACCGATCAGCGTGTGTCTGTCACGTGATGTCGTAGGAAGGAATCCTCTTCATCTTGCAGCCATGGAAGGCCATGATCTTGTGGTGGCGGAGCTGGTTCGGGTGTGTCCACTTGCTGCTCGAGAGAAGGTAGATGGAGGCCAAACTGTGTTGCATTTATGCGTTAAATACGACAGATTAGAGTGCCTGGAGATTTTGGTGCCTGTCTTGAATGAGGAGATTGTGAATGCCAAGGATAATAACGGGGACACCATAATGCATATGGCTAAGAGGGATAAGCAAGTTAAG ATTATCAAATACCTGGTGGAAAGCGGCAACGGAAACATGATTAATGCAAAGAATTCAGAGTGTCTGGCCGAGAAAAGAGATTCGATAATGGTGGTGGCTGTCCTCATAGCGACGATGGCTTTCCAAGCCGGGGTAAGCCCTCCAGGCGGGCTATGGCAGGATGATTTCATGATCCAAGATTCGCAAGGCAACTCCAGCTTGCCGAATCCTCACTATGCAGGAGAATCTGTCATGTCCTATAGACACCCGAAATACTTCAAGAACTTCACACGAGTCAACACCGTTGCATTCGTCTCTTCTCTCAGCATAATATTGTTTCTCATCAGTGGACTGCCGTTTAAGCGCAGGTTACTTATGTGGTTTCTGATGGTTACCATGTGGCTGACGGTGACTTCAGTGGCTGTGACTTATGGAGTAGCGATTCTTGCGATAACCCCAAAAAAGCATAAACACTCGGTGAGCCATGTTGTAATTGAGACTGCCATTTCTGTGTGGTGTGGTGTGATGGGGATTCTTCTACTCGGGAACACGCTTCGGCTCATCCATAAATGGTGGAAGAAAGGGATATTCATAAGGTCACTGGAAAGATTCAGAAAGTACTGGGATGAAATAAGATCATTGAAACATGATCATCAAAATGGAAGACTAGGAGAAtctgtttaa
- the LOC140872942 gene encoding uncharacterized protein produces the protein MKKTRYRDPPVERLSFHLPNEQNVVFSDLDQYQSFLDACYGLGLLNDDKEYIDGIVEAKLQLNDEEIKNYSLVEIEKLLRSCGRSLRDFQSMSFPGDQYFEASRNRLIQDELRFDRRALSEEYDNLLKNLNREQRHVYDTVMDAIDSNKGEMFFVYGYGGT, from the exons ATGAAGAAAACTCGG TACAGAGATCCACCAGTCGAAAGATTGAGCTTTCATCTTCCGAACGAACAAAATGTCGTGTTTTCGGATTTGGACCAG TATCAGTCATTTCTCGATGCTTGCTATGGATTAGGATTGTTAAATGATGACAAAGAGTATATTGATGGTATCGTCGAGGCAA aattgcaattaaatgatGAGGAAATCAAGAATTATTCATTGGTTGAAATCGAGAAGCTTTTGAGAAGTTGCGGAAGGAGTCTCCGTGATTTTCAATCAATGTCATTTCCCGGTGATCAATATTTTGAGGCTTCACGAAACAGGTTAATACAAGATGAGTTGCGTTTTGATAGAAGAGCTTTATCAGAAGAATATGACAATCTTCTTAAAAATTTAAACCGTGAGCAACGTCACGTATATGACACGGTGATGGATGCAATTGATTCAAACAAGGGTGAAATGTTCTTTGTTTACGGTTATGGTGGTACATGA
- the LOC140872948 gene encoding uncharacterized protein, with the protein MRLQNLASDEDGDEIKRFSDWISNIGDEKIEEPNDGYAEIDIPNEMLLKDIDDPIATIVENTYPLFGSTVCDTTYFQQRAILAPTLDVVQSINEYMISMNNSEGRMYLSSDSACHSDRNVDLLNDVHTPEFLNGIRCPGFPNHELNLKVGTPVMLLRNIDHSLGL; encoded by the coding sequence ATGCGACTTCAGAATTTGGCTTCTGATGAAGATGGTGATGAAATTAAGAGATTTTCTGATTGGATTTCGAATATAGGAGACGAAAAAATTGAAGAACCAAATGACGGCTATGCGGAGATTGATATTCCAAATGAAATGTTGCTTAAAGACATCGATGATCCTATTGCAACAATAGTTGAGAATACATATCCGTTGTTTGGTAGTACAGTTTGTGATACAACATACTTCCAGCAGAGAGCTATATTAGCACCAACTCTGGATGTTGTTCAGTCCATaaatgaatacatgatatcaATGAACAATTCGGAGGGAAGGATGTATTTAAGTTCTGATTCGGCATGTCATTCAGACAGAAATGTTGATTTATTGAATGACGTTCATACTCCCGAATTCTTAAATGGAATTAGATGCCCTGGATTTCCAAATCACGAACTAAATTTGAAGGTTGGAACTCCTGTTATGTTGCTGCGAAACATAGATCATTCTCTTGGATTATGA
- the LOC140875867 gene encoding uncharacterized protein translates to MEWEKKKAYGWAILAGLNAALSAIFAKLFAAQIKYALVVFFSVLMWGSWIKSTKSLSSLQATVTNFATNFVFSGLSGFFLFGEPLQIKWFAGAALIVIGVVVLTKSNITKEKHA, encoded by the exons ATGGAGTGGGAGAAGAAGAAAGCTTACGGCTGGGCGATTCTGGCTGGACTCAACGCTGCTCTCTCCGCCATTTTCGCCAAGCTCTTTGCAGCTCAG ATTAAGTATGCCTTAGTGGTATTTTTCAGTGTTCTGATGTGGGGATCATGGATTAAAAGCACAAAGTCGCTCTCATCTTTACAAGCTACAGTAACAAACTTCgcgacaaactttgtcttttctGGATTGAGTGGATTCTTTCTCTTTGGGGAGCCACTACAGATTAAG TGGTTTGCAGGCGCTGCATTAATAGTGATTGGTGTCGTAGTGCTTACCAAGTCGAACATCACGAAGGAGAAACATGCTTGA